In Erigeron canadensis isolate Cc75 chromosome 8, C_canadensis_v1, whole genome shotgun sequence, the DNA window acgCACACTAAGTATATTTGATACAAAAATTTAAAGGTATCTATATGCATTTTGCTTATCAAAAccataaaatgttttagttaatGATAACAtagaaattttaagaatttacCAATCAATTTCGTCGCAACTTCAGTGACGAAAACTTGTTagaaaacttttattaataaacccgggttgaacccgggttaattatcTAGTATGTTATATTTTGAAGATTTTCTtattgggaagtgatatttttacaatagaatttaaccatctacaacaaatatatacaaatttttatgTATAGAATACAACTGCATGATGCAGGTATtgttgtaaataattaaaatattttgtaaGAATATCATTTGTCTTTCTTATTAGGCAAAGATTTGTGGTTATTATTCGAAACACGTGAAATAGTTGGCTAAATATGTAACAGCTTgaccctttcttttttttttttttttcaattgtcATTCAAGATACATGATAGTAAGTTCATACATATGGCATGTCTTATGGTGTAAGAAAACCAGCAATAGCAAGCAGTAAGTTACATAAGTGTATTAATTAACCGGTTACGTAACCATAAAGAGGTTAGTTTGGCCTGGTTAATCATTCATAGATATGTTCAAATACACTAATAgaaataattatcttttttttttcctgtaaAATTTGCTAATGAGCTCTTGATCTAATGATCCAAGGGGAAGGTGGGTAACTGGCCTCATGTTCGAATCTGGACTATTGACGTGTAATTACTAACTTGGAGAATCGTAAATACTTATAGATAATGTACCTTAAAAAAAGTAGAGTGTTATAAATATTTAgacaacatttatttttttgcatCACTTGTTTTGACtgaatggttttggttttactACTTGAGACgcattatttataaataattttaataaatgatttaGGGAGAAGCAGTGCAAGATTGGAGGGAGATTGTAACCTACTTCTCATACCCGATAAAAGCAAGGGACTACTCAAGGTGGCCCGATAAGCCCAATGAATGGAGGGCTGTTACTGAGGAATATAGCAAGGTGTTAATGGGCCTGGCTTGCAAGCTTCTAGAGGTGTTATCCGAGGCCATGGGACTTGAGAAAGAAGCCCTTACAAAAGCATGTGTTGATATGGACCAAAAGGTAGTGGTGAATCACTATCCAAAATGTCCTCAACCCGACCTTACATTGGGCCTGAAGCGACATACTGATCCAGGAACGATCACATTGTTGCTTCAGGACCAAGTTGGCGGGCTTCAAGCGACTCGTGATGGTGGCAAGAATTGGATCACTGTCGAGCCTGTTGAAGGTGCTTTCGTGGTTAATCTTGGTGATCATGGACATGTAAGTGtttattattttagataataCACAGAATGCACTACTTATGCAAGAACTGACACTCGTAACTTTTTTCCCTAATGGAAATTTTGAAAGTAATACGAGATTTTGTTTCTAATAGTATTTGAGCAACGGGAGGTTCAAGAATGCAGACCACCAAGCCGTGGTGAACTCAAATACCAGCCGACTATCAATTGCAACGTTTCAAAACCCTGCGCCGGAAGCAGTTGTGTACCCATTGAAGATTAAGGAAGGAGAGAAATCAATAATGGAAGAACCTATGACTTTCATGGAGATGTACAAGAAGAAGATGAGTACTGACCTCGAGTTGGCTCGGCTCAAGAAAATAGCCAAGGATAAGCAACAAGCCTTTGAAGAAGTTAAGCCTATTGAAAATATATTTGCTTAAAACCCGACCTTGTTGCCCTATATCAGTACTTCTGATTTCCTTTGTCTCGCATCAATGTGAAGATTGAGTTAGAAAGTTAAGCGATAGAGGGGGCAGAAATGGCATTGTCTAATACCAAATAATGCATAATAAAAGAGTTTGAGACATGTCAAAAATGTGTGAAAATGATTTGAatatcactattttttttttttcgttaaCAAATGTGTGGAAATATATTGGTTTCCTGTATGCCTAGTTATATCATTGTATCATTAACATCGGGATTTTAATAAAGTATTTGTTATTATCACTAGACTATTAATTTGCTGTCTTAACTAAGTATTGTTTAGATTAATTTAAGGGTGGAAAGGAGAGCAGAGATTTTCTATTCTAATCATCTCAAAAATGAGTGgaaaacttttgaaacaaaaaacaaccGCACTTCCCCCTCTAATCCTTTCCATTCCTTCCTTTTCCACACTTATCTTAAGAatgcattttataatttctcacTCTCTTCTCCTTTCCTTTCCACTCTTGAATAAACTAAACATTTAACTTGGAAGTTTATctaattatttcaaaaaaaaaaaaaaacccttcatCGGGTATCCAATTTTTAAAAACGTCTGTATTATTTTctaatgtttaaattagttcGATTAGTTATTAGATATTCAAATCATTTTGGTAACTGGCTAAAGTAGTGAAGTAAACTTTAATGTACTTCATATGCTACTAAAAACACTATACACTTAAGAACATGAAAATCCAAAATTAcataacaaaacaataaaaacttTAAGATGGACTTATATCTCATTGTATCGAGATATACATACTACAGAAAGGAGAAAACCATACAAATGAACAACGCAAGAGAAATCGATTTAGCAGCAACAGAGCTCGGAATCTTTCCGTTATCTTTACGAAAGAAAAGACCCGAGTACAATGGTATGTTGAGTACCACCAATACGACACAAATTAGTATTTGAAATGCCATGGTCTCATAGTATGACCTCCAAGTTTTTGTGTCCATCAAAATTAATTTGATGACAAACCTTATGAAGCACAACAAATAGACCATTGATAGTGTCACAATTGTGGTTGATAAAAGAGAAGATGATCCAAATTCCATCATTTCTTTATTGTATCTATCTTGAACATCGTCATCAGCCACTTTTGAGCTGATTGCAAATGATAAGTCGGAGCCCAAAACTGTGTCGAGGAATGCAAAGAGATACGAGCTTGTTCGTTTGTAGATCCAAATTCTTCGGTCATTCCACCACCCTCTTATGGTTCCACCGGATTGGAGGAATTCATGGCAGTTAAAGATTGAGGCGAAGATTACGATGTATGCAAATGGAAGAAACCATCCGCTTGATACCTAAATATATCAACAATGTTTTATGACATGTTGTAAACTGAGGCGGTACCAAAAAGGGGCAAGAGGGTCAATGCCTCCTCTTATGGTTCCACCGGACCCaatggattttctaattttgcCCTATCTTGGATTTTCGGTCATTCCACCACCCTCTTATGGTTCCACCGGATTtgtcatagttttttttttcccaatggattttctaattttgcCCTATCTTGGGTTTTTTccattaacttttaaattttgccCCTGGTTAGATATTTTTTTGGTGCCGCCTATGTATGTAAATACATTTCATCGCGATAACAATGTTAAGTGAATGGTAAAAGAGATCACATACCGGAGGGAAAAGTGAAACGCCGTTTAGGAGACAAAGGGAAGGGACAATAGTGTAATAGAGAGTTGGCAAGGAGGAAGGAGACCATAAACAATAGATCAAATAGCCCATCACTTGACTAGGGTGAAGCTTTCCAAGCCCATACCAAACCGGGCTATATTTTGAGAGCAAAATCATGAGATCACCTTCGGACCATCTTTTATGTTGGACAAGGGTCTGGTCTAGTGTGGTTGTAGTAACACCGAGAAATGCCTCTCTTTTCGGATTGTAATAAACTGACTTCCACCCTCTGTAGTGGATTGATAGGCCTGTTAACACATCCTCAACTGGGCACCCATATTTCAACCCGATCTAAAATACACAAATGGAACATGTAAAATGAATCTAAATGGGCACGCAAAAGCACATGTGTGATTGTGATCAACTAAAACGAAAAtctaaaaatgaaatgattcaAGGAACTAAAAGTGACAGTATTGATAAAATCACTTATAACGAGTGGATTCAATTATGATTAGGTTTATCTCCAAATGGTAatataataaaacttaaaaatggtTATGATTATGTTTTATTACCCCA includes these proteins:
- the LOC122610074 gene encoding naringenin,2-oxoglutarate 3-dioxygenase encodes the protein MAPICLKWDENPLHENKFVRDEDERPKIPYNKFSNEIPVISLEGIDDMEGCGLKSRRAEICDKIVKACEDWGIFQVVNHGIDTKLLSDMTRLAREFFQLPTEEKLRFDMTGGKKGGFIVSSHLQGEAVQDWREIVTYFSYPIKARDYSRWPDKPNEWRAVTEEYSKVLMGLACKLLEVLSEAMGLEKEALTKACVDMDQKVVVNHYPKCPQPDLTLGLKRHTDPGTITLLLQDQVGGLQATRDGGKNWITVEPVEGAFVVNLGDHGHYLSNGRFKNADHQAVVNSNTSRLSIATFQNPAPEAVVYPLKIKEGEKSIMEEPMTFMEMYKKKMSTDLELARLKKIAKDKQQAFEEVKPIENIFA